AAACCAAGGGGACGTAGCGCGTTTTGCAACGGTCGGCAAAGCCGCTGTCTGCATACCCATGACAGCGTGCGGTGCAATACTTCCCTAAGTTTGATTTAAGACACCAGGCGAACACTGCAGTCGTCCGCGATGCTTTCGATACCGCGGTGTTCAGCAACCGGGGCCTGGCCCCACTTTCCTGGAGTTGATCGTGAACAAATTCTCAGCCCTTCTCGCCATTGCCGGCTTCGCCACTGCCGTCAGCGCCCAAGCCGCCATACCCACCCGGCTATTTGGCACCCCGGTGCCCGATTCCGTAGCCAGCCGCGTCGTCGCGATCACCCCGAGCACCGACTCCATCAACGCGCAATGGGGCCGCAGCATCGAGTTCAAGGACCACGGCAAAAGCTTCGCCTACGAGTTCGACGGCCCGCGCGCCGACGCCCGCGTCAATCTCGAACGCGTGGCCCCTGCCGGCATGATCAACCATCCCGTGTATGCCTACGTGGGAGGCTTCCCGGTCAATTAAATCATTGAGCCTCGGTGCCGAGCGATGACCGTCGCCGGTCATCGCCATGCGGACCGGATCCGCCAAGGTGCCATTCCGGCCGACGTAGGCGCCGGCCCTGCCCCGCCGAGCGATGTGGCGCAACGGTGATGGATGTTTCCAACTTCCGTGACCGTCCGAACCATTCCCCACCCCAATCCTCCCCTTGCATGGGGAGGGAACTGGATCGGGATTTTCATGAAGTTGCCCAGAATCAACAGATCATCGTCACCTGTGACGATGATTGCCGCATGCGCAGCCAGCGCGCAGGCCAATACGGCATCGTCATCGCGATCGCGTGAAACAGCTTGCGCGAGTGGTTTGACGGCGATTGTGGAGGCAAGGCGGCGGTAGTTGCGCAGCATGTCCGCAGCACTCAGGCCAGTCGCTTCAACGAAGCGGGCCAGCTTGGGCTTGGCCAGTGTGGCCGCCAGTTCATCAAGCAGGACGCGGCTGGTCAGTAGCTGGATGCCACCATCCCCGGCAAGCTCGAAAACCTTGCTGGGAGTCCCCTGCCACAGCAGGGCCGAGATCAGCACATTCGTATCGACGACCCACCGGGGTGGCATCTTCATGCGGCATGCGATTTGGTGGTGGTTCTCTCGCGGCGAACGGCCCGCACTTCTGCCTGAATTTCCGTGAGAGAGAGCGCGGCAGTGCCGGACTGGCTGGCGCGTGCCGCGCCAGCCAGGGGTCGTCTCAGAAAACGGAAAATAGAGCACGTTAAGCTGGCGGCAGCGGTCGCAACGGCCTGAACTTCCCCGCACCAACCTTGGCGCTGCTGCGCCAGAGGTAATCGCCGGTCAAGTTGATGTGCTCCCAGCCCAGCGGCGACAGATATTGCAACAGCGTGTCGTCCAGCGACTTGCCGTGGCCACGCAAAGCACTGGTGGCACGCTCCAGGTAGACCGTGTTCCACAACACGATGGCCGCCGTCACTAGGTTGAGGCCGCTGGCCCGATAGCGTTGTTGCTCGAAGCTGCGGTCGCGAATTTCACCCAATCGGTAGAAGAACACGGCTCTGGCCAGCGCGTTCCGCGCCTCACCCTTGTTTAGTCCGGCATTAACGCGGCGGCGCAATTCCACGCTTTGCAACCAATCCAGAATGAACAGTGTGCGCTCGATGCGTCCCAGCTCGCGCAAGGCGATAGCCAGACCGTTTTGTCGTGGGTAGCTGCCGAGTTTTCGCAGCATCAGGGAGGCCGTTACCGTGCCCTGCTTGATTGAGGTGGCCAGTCGCAGGATTTCGTCCCAATGGGCGCGAACGTGCTTGATGAGCCAGAAGTGTTTGTGCTGCACGGCGACGCATTGCCTCTCTGACCAGGTCACTCAATGCACCAGGCGTTAGCAGGCCGGCTTCCTTGGCTTCGCGGGCCAGCCTGTCGGGCAGATTGAATTTGATTTCCAGGGTTGTCATGTTTGTATCTCGGTAGGCGCAGGGATTTGCGCTGCGTTGTCAGGTGAGTTTATGAGTTAATCATCATGCACTCACATCCTCACGTGAGTATGGCTTCATCGCTTCCATGATGAGATCGGTCAGCGTTTTATCTTCCCGTAGCGCGCGGGCTTTCCAGGCTTGCCGCACGCGTTTCGGCACGTTCAGGTTGATCCTGACG
This genomic window from Thiomonas sp. X19 contains:
- a CDS encoding putative toxin-antitoxin system toxin component, PIN family; amino-acid sequence: MKMPPRWVVDTNVLISALLWQGTPSKVFELAGDGGIQLLTSRVLLDELAATLAKPKLARFVEATGLSAADMLRNYRRLASTIAVKPLAQAVSRDRDDDAVLACALAAHAAIIVTGDDDLLILGNFMKIPIQFPPHARGGLGWGMVRTVTEVGNIHHRCATSLGGAGPAPTSAGMAPWRIRSAWR
- a CDS encoding CzcE family metal-binding protein, whose translation is MNKFSALLAIAGFATAVSAQAAIPTRLFGTPVPDSVASRVVAITPSTDSINAQWGRSIEFKDHGKSFAYEFDGPRADARVNLERVAPAGMINHPVYAYVGGFPVN